A single Anopheles funestus chromosome 2RL, idAnoFuneDA-416_04, whole genome shotgun sequence DNA region contains:
- the LOC125764172 gene encoding M-phase inducer phosphatase-like isoform X2, producing the protein MFFDESGVHEIVQNTSRFTLNSAGRSPASRRAEQRQRSLQFRQHGMPSRMIYDDSCKLLASPGKENMSTEELSFYQSHSPQQSPRPCSPCPLCPEDALGGELLPSESNTPSKHVTIPIVNKNGTGPIVAGKLTAVPGGFGYRPRRPLDDHDPNSMDSGYGASVLNDVLMNSLHSTSGSTGSMMTATKTHSLFHFNQSSTASLSRHCSGSPASSRGRLLLHSSLSSGSMESMDDMELFDMEAMDDEDIESKLQSCQQSQQPSGLNTLICGTIKTTRTATTPEHQKRPFVRRCLSLTDNTNSNVNVPQQQQQHVIAQLKTPERYTRRMIAMEDQENCNLTPYSSRTAAVSTAEVTRCFKRPEPPGVSPVQSKRSKTQMDVMALAAVTAPAVNALDSPARTTVLAAVPKKPVYQKSISMNDAQIMSALSRSSSEPDLIGDFSKSYVLPLMDGQHRDLKSISGDTMAHLVRGDYNDKIASFKIIDCRYPYEYEGGHIRGAKNLYTQEQIIDELIKSKSEPPTVASCQDGTMRRNIVVFHCEFSSERGPKLSRFLRNHDRILNADSYPALHYPEMYLLHGGYKEFFKAHAELCDPVAYRPMLDPEYGDAYRHFRAKSRSWNGDGTGTVKASTTGGPLAGGPSRLTKSRSRLML; encoded by the exons ATGTTCTTCGACGAGAGCGGGGTGCACGAAATTGTGCAGAACACAAG tCGCTTCACGCTAAACTCGGCTGGTCGATCGCCGGCAAGCAGAAGGGCGGAACAGCGCCAGCGCAGTCTCCAATTCCGCCAGCATGGAATGCCGTCGCGAATGATCTACGACGATAGCTGCAAATTGTTGGCCTCACCCGGCAAGGAAAACATGTCTACGGAGGAGCTATCGTTCTACCAGAGCCACAGCCCACAGCAGAGCCCACGGCCCTGCAGCCCGTGCCCGCTCTGTCCGGAGGATGCGCTCGGTGGTGAGCTGCTACCGTCGGAGAGCAACACCCCCAGCAAACATGTAACCATTCCGATCGTGAACAAAAATGGTACGGGCCCGATCGTCGCCGGTAAGCTGACGGCCGTACCTGGTGGTTTCGGTTACCGGCCGCGCCGACCACTGGACGATCACGATCCAAACTCGATGGACTCCGGGTACGGTGCGAGTGTGCTGAACGACGTGCTGATGAACTCACTGCACAGCACTAGCGGCAGTACCGGAAGCATGATGACTGCCACGAAAACGCATTCCCTGTTCCATTTCAATCAGTCGTCCACGGCGTCCCTTTCGCGGCACTGTTCCGGTTCGCCAGCGAGCTCACGTGGCCGACTGCTTCTACACAGTAGCCTGTCGTCCGGTTCGATGGAATCGATGGATGATATGGAGCTGTTCGATATGGAAGCGATGGACGATGAGGACATTGAGAGTAAGTTGCAATCCTGCCAACAGTCACAGCAACCGAGCGGGCTTAACACGCTCATCTGCGGTACGATCAAGACGACCAGAACGGCCACGACTCCCGAACATCAGAAACGTCCGTTCGTGCGACGGTGTTTGAGCCTCACGGACAATACCAACAGCAATGTGAATgtaccgcagcagcagcagcagcacgttaTCGCCCAGCTGAAAACGCCGGAACGGTACACGCGTCGTATGATCGCTATGGAGGATCAGGAGAACTGCAATCTAACGCCGTACTCGTCCCGCACCGCTGCCGTTTCTACCGCGGAAGTAACGCGCTGCTTCAAACGACCCGAACCCCCGGGAGTTAGTCCGGTGCAGAGCAAACGTAGCAAAACCCAGATGGACGTGATGGCACTAGCGGCAGTGACGGCACCAGCCGTAAACGCACTAGACAGTCCGGCCCGTACGACCGTGCTGGCGGCGGTACCGAAGAAGCCCGTCTACCAGAAGTCAATCTCCATGAACGATGCGCAGATCATGAGTGCCCTGTCCCGATCCTCGTCCGAGCCGGATCTGATCGGAGATTTCAGCAAATCGTACGTGCTGCCGTTGATGGATGGTCAGCATCGGGATTTGAAGTCGATTTCGGGCGATACGATGGCGCATCTGGTACGTGGTGATTACAACGATAAGATCGCTAGCTTCAAAATCATTGACTGCCGGTACCCGTACGAGTACGAGGGAGGCCACATCCGGGGTGCGAAGAATCTTTACACTCAGGAGCAGATCATCGATGAGTTGATCAAGTCGAAAAGCGAACCGCCAACAGTTGCCAGCTGCCAGGATGGTACGATGCGCCGCAACATCGTTGTGTTTCATTGCGAATTCTCCTCCGAGCGTGGACCCAAATT ATCACGCTTCTTGCGCAATCACGATCGCATCCTAAACGCCGACAGCTACCCTGCACTGCACTATCCGGAAATGTACCTGTTGCACGGTGGCTACAAGGAGTTTTTCAAGGCACATGCCGAACTGTGCGATCCGGTTGCTTACCGACCGATGCTGGATCCGGAGTATGGTGATGCGTATCGTCATTTCCGGGCAAAATCACGCAGCTGGAATGGTGACGGTACAGGTACGGTTAAGGCCAGTACCACCGGGGGCCCGCTAGCCGGCGGACCAAGTCGTTTAACCAAGTCACGGTCTAGATTGATGCTGTAA